ACCCCTACAGATCTATTCCGTTTTAATATGGGAAAACCAATGGAGGCTGAAACTTTACATTGCCCCATAAATTTACAGCTCATGCATTGAGATTCATTTTTAATAACATCATAGATCATTGCCGGTTTCTTCGTTTCCATAATCATCCTTAAATAGGACCCTTCTGGAGACGGCTCGCCGATACTATCTTTATAAGAACCGGTTCCGCTAATTCGTATGCCGTTTTCATTCAGTATGGTTATATCAAAACCAAGTACTTCACTAACATTTTCCGAGAATGTTTGGACAAATTCTTGAATGTAAGAAAAGTCAGCCATATGCCCTCCCATTTTTACGTTATTGAGATCATTCATTCGTCTTGTTTTCTAGGCGCTGCACAATAAGGTAACGGCTTCTTCTATCTGATGTAAGCTCCTTGCTAAAATAGAGCGTGGACACGCGATATTCATTCGCATAAATCCAATGCCATCCTCCCCAAAAATATACCCTTCATTCATAGCAACTCGCGCTTTGTTAAGCATAAATTTATCAATTTGTTCCGTAGCAACGCCTAATTCTCGACAATCCAACCACACTAAATACGTGCTTTCTGGCTGAATCACTTTTATTTGCGGAATGTTCTCTCGGAAGTAACGAACTAGAAAATCTAGGTTCCCTTGTAAATAATCGATTACTTGCTCTAACCATTCTTCACCGTATCGATAGGCAGCCTCTCCTGCTATAATCCCGAACGTATTAGGGGATCCGATATTCAGACTGTTTATTGACTGGTTAAAAATATCTCGCCATTTTTCATTCGGAATAATGATGCATGAAGTTTGCAGACCCGCTACATTAAATGTTTTGGAAGGCGCTATGCAAGTAATCGAATGATCAGCAAACTCTTCTGAAATGGAGGCAAACGGTATATGCTTGTGTCCTTTGTAAACAACGTCGCAATGAATCTCGTCTGAAACGACTAGAATGTTGTTCTTGATGCAAATTTGTCCCAACATCGTCAACTCATCTTGAGTCCAAACTCTCCCTACTGGATTATGTGGATTGCAAAGCACCAAGATTTTAACCGTAGAGTCGATTTTCGCCTCCAAATCCGCAAAATCCATCGTATATCGTCCGCTTTCTAATTGGAGTGGGTTGTTTACAACTTCACGCCCCAGCGACTTGATGGTACGAGAGAACGGATGATAGACTGGCGTTTGAATGATGACTTTATCCCCGTGTTGTGAGAATGAATGAATAATCGCGGATAATGCTGCGAGCACGCCAGGACTGTGAGCGATCCATTTCCTGTCTATCGACCAATGATGTCTTCTTTTCACCCAATCAACAATAGCCTCAGAATAGGAATCAGGTCGATAAGTATAGCCATATATACCATGCTCAACTCTTTGCCTTAAAGCTTCCATAACGGGGGGAGGCGACTTAAAATCCATATCCGCGACCCACATAGGGATAGCATCACTTACACCAAAGCGGTTTTGAAGATCATCCCATTTTTCGCAGGCTGTATTTACTCTGTTTATAACTTGATCGAAGTCATACTTCATTTCCATAACCTCCACGTTCATCATTTGCAGCTGCATATATACAACAGCAAGTTTTATGCCAATTCTACAACCGCGCTACATCAACGTTTTTAGCACTGACATTTTGGATGAATTTTCAATATTGCAAATGATTACGAAAAAAACCTGCTATATTCACGTTTTTCGTTTTTGCAAACATAGAAAAATCTTTCTAAGTTTGCAAAACCCTGATTCCACTCGTTATTCCAATGCTTTTTCGAGATCGTTCCATATATCTTCAACATCTTCAATTCCAACTGAAAAACGAACTAGTCCATCATGGATACCTGCTTTTTCTCTTTCTTCTTTGGGGATGATCGCATGTGTCATCGAAGCCGGATGTTGAATCAGCGTCCCTACGTCCCCTAATGAAACGGCTAAGGTACATAATTTCACTGAATTCATAAGTGTAACACCTGCTTCGTACCCCTCCTTCAACACAAAAGAAATCATTGCTCCCGGACCTTTCATCTGTTTCTCCATGATATTATTGTCTTCGAAACTTTCTAGACCTGGAAAATAAACCCGCTCGATTGCCTTATGTTTTTCCAAGCGCTCCGCCAAAATTTGCGCATTTTCTTGCGAGCGATCCATGCGTATGTGTAATGTGCGTATCCCTTGGAAGAGAAGCCATGCATCCATTGGAGCCAAATTCGCTCCCATTGTCTTCTGCACTTCTTTTCTCATCGGATCAATTATTTCCTTACTGGAAATCACCAGTCCACCAATAAGATAACCATGACCGGACAAGTATTTGGTTGCGCTGTGTACGACAATATCGATTCCGCATAGTATCGGATTTTGCAAATACGGAGACAAAAATGTATTATCAACAACGGTCAGCACGCCCTTTTGCTTGGCAATCGCCGCTACGCTCTTCATATCCACTAAGGAAAGTGTAGGATTGGATGGTGTTTCAAAGTAGATCACTTTCGTTCGGTCTGTGATGTGTGGTTCAAGCTCTTCCCCTGACTTAAATGGCACAAAAGTGACATCGATACCAAACTTCTTTACTGTTTT
This is a stretch of genomic DNA from Brevibacillus choshinensis. It encodes these proteins:
- a CDS encoding MalY/PatB family protein; amino-acid sequence: MKYDFDQVINRVNTACEKWDDLQNRFGVSDAIPMWVADMDFKSPPPVMEALRQRVEHGIYGYTYRPDSYSEAIVDWVKRRHHWSIDRKWIAHSPGVLAALSAIIHSFSQHGDKVIIQTPVYHPFSRTIKSLGREVVNNPLQLESGRYTMDFADLEAKIDSTVKILVLCNPHNPVGRVWTQDELTMLGQICIKNNILVVSDEIHCDVVYKGHKHIPFASISEEFADHSITCIAPSKTFNVAGLQTSCIIIPNEKWRDIFNQSINSLNIGSPNTFGIIAGEAAYRYGEEWLEQVIDYLQGNLDFLVRYFRENIPQIKVIQPESTYLVWLDCRELGVATEQIDKFMLNKARVAMNEGYIFGEDGIGFMRMNIACPRSILARSLHQIEEAVTLLCSA
- a CDS encoding trans-sulfuration enzyme family protein, translated to MKYISNLVKVNKDPGHGSHISPVYMTSTFVFDNAEIGAKRFAGEDPGFMYSRLGNPNVRELEEKVAALEFGEGCLAFSSGMAAITGCLLGILQAGDHVVAHTALYGATHAFLTKTVKKFGIDVTFVPFKSGEELEPHITDRTKVIYFETPSNPTLSLVDMKSVAAIAKQKGVLTVVDNTFLSPYLQNPILCGIDIVVHSATKYLSGHGYLIGGLVISSKEIIDPMRKEVQKTMGANLAPMDAWLLFQGIRTLHIRMDRSQENAQILAERLEKHKAIERVYFPGLESFEDNNIMEKQMKGPGAMISFVLKEGYEAGVTLMNSVKLCTLAVSLGDVGTLIQHPASMTHAIIPKEEREKAGIHDGLVRFSVGIEDVEDIWNDLEKALE